From Pigmentibacter ruber, a single genomic window includes:
- a CDS encoding LexA family protein: protein MVELTSAQFKVMEYIFNHMDSTGTPPTIREIASYFNWKSIGSAQDVIAALRKKGLLLSNVPGKSRQIVPTKEVSEYFYQYYSKSQNISAKKYSTNQHSYHNSSYLPQPQVLPGFEDSIRVPLIGRVAAGFPHEAIENSAEYISFPNISKNKANKLFALEIEGLSMVFAGLLPKDIVLVELGSEAKDNDIVVASLGFSETTIKRFAKKGSFQYEKNISLILNSDEKDLSLPNAILIPENPEYLPIPFGTHSDDKIIGVVRSLYRKNIF, encoded by the coding sequence ATGGTTGAGTTAACAAGTGCACAGTTTAAAGTAATGGAATATATTTTTAACCATATGGATAGCACCGGTACTCCTCCGACTATCAGAGAAATCGCTAGTTACTTTAATTGGAAATCAATCGGTAGCGCACAAGATGTTATCGCAGCCCTTAGAAAAAAAGGGTTATTATTAAGCAACGTACCTGGAAAATCGAGACAGATAGTTCCTACAAAAGAAGTTAGTGAGTACTTTTACCAGTACTATTCTAAAAGCCAAAATATATCAGCAAAAAAATACTCTACGAATCAGCACTCTTATCATAACTCTTCTTACCTTCCTCAGCCGCAAGTCTTACCAGGTTTTGAAGATTCCATCAGAGTACCTTTAATAGGTCGGGTTGCAGCAGGTTTTCCTCACGAAGCTATTGAAAATTCGGCTGAATACATTTCCTTTCCAAACATCTCTAAAAATAAAGCAAATAAGTTATTTGCACTTGAAATTGAAGGTTTAAGTATGGTTTTTGCTGGTCTGTTGCCGAAGGATATCGTTCTTGTAGAACTAGGTTCAGAAGCAAAAGATAATGATATAGTCGTTGCTTCATTAGGCTTTTCAGAAACAACAATTAAAAGATTTGCCAAAAAAGGCTCTTTTCAATATGAAAAAAATATTTCTCTTATATTAAACTCTGATGAAAAAGACCTTTCATTACCTAATGCTATCTTAATTCCAGAGAATCCTGAATATCTTCCTATCCCTTTTGGTACTCACTCTGATGACAAAATTATTGGTGTTGTGAGATCTTTGTATCGTAAAAATATTTTTTAA
- a CDS encoding ABC transporter substrate-binding protein produces MNKKSIILISSLIVILLTAVLINRAKQNPDEITIGILQFASFPALDEARIGFMEQIKKELGSNVKFLEQNAQGSVVQAQAIASSFKANQNIKAFYAIATPSVMALKSEIKDRPIIFAAVTDPVGLNLNSPDTNITGATDMADIAEQIEILRSLLPKLNKIAILYNPAESNSTIQVKKMKEELVKYNIQALDVGANSQADVAAAAQNAAQNAQAILVPTDNTISSAFPIVRQIADKANIPLITTGTNEKNPPLMQFGVDYTQSGIQAAILLRSIIAEGKKPAELEFISPSSKIYINSLELKKYNVILPENIKNSVTLL; encoded by the coding sequence ATGAATAAAAAAAGTATTATATTAATTAGTTCATTAATAGTCATTTTATTAACTGCTGTTCTTATAAATAGAGCTAAACAAAATCCTGATGAAATAACTATTGGAATTTTACAATTTGCTTCATTTCCCGCTTTAGATGAAGCTCGAATTGGTTTTATGGAACAAATTAAAAAAGAACTCGGTAGTAATGTTAAATTTTTAGAGCAAAATGCACAAGGGTCTGTTGTTCAAGCACAGGCAATTGCCTCAAGCTTCAAAGCCAATCAAAATATTAAAGCTTTTTATGCAATTGCTACACCATCTGTAATGGCACTGAAGTCAGAAATAAAGGATAGACCTATTATTTTTGCTGCTGTAACAGATCCGGTGGGGTTAAATTTAAATTCCCCGGATACTAATATCACAGGCGCTACAGATATGGCAGACATTGCTGAGCAAATAGAAATCTTACGTTCATTATTACCAAAGTTAAATAAAATAGCTATCTTATACAATCCTGCCGAATCAAACTCAACGATACAAGTAAAAAAAATGAAGGAAGAATTAGTTAAATATAATATTCAGGCTCTTGATGTAGGAGCGAATAGTCAAGCAGACGTTGCAGCTGCAGCGCAAAATGCAGCGCAAAATGCCCAAGCCATTTTAGTCCCAACTGACAATACAATTTCCTCAGCATTTCCCATCGTCAGACAAATAGCAGACAAAGCAAATATTCCTTTAATAACAACAGGTACTAATGAAAAAAACCCTCCTTTAATGCAATTTGGAGTGGATTATACACAATCAGGTATTCAAGCTGCAATTTTGTTAAGATCAATTATTGCTGAAGGAAAAAAACCAGCTGAATTAGAATTTATATCTCCTAGCAGCAAAATATATATAAACTCTTTGGAATTAAAAAAATACAATGTTATTTTACCTGAAAATATTAAAAACTCTGTTACTTTATTATAA
- the miaA gene encoding tRNA (adenosine(37)-N6)-dimethylallyltransferase MiaA, translated as MVSQNVTSQLNFKAVIIVGPTASGKSALAHRIYDHYKEKNVEFAIVNLDAFQIYSEVTAGTAKPSAEEQKKYKYYCLDLLPPHAAMDANLYAKLIHTQCQDLYKQGKIPLCVGGSGLYLRAFLHGLDNFPGRNEKIREKIRLMAEANGWNYCHAELAKVDPIRASELHPNDKTRIERALELYYLLGKPMSSLRSKTQNLGDQSTLFPSFLIHLEPNEAILKEKIKQRVPLLFAQNWIQEVISLIDKYGEELINFNSMRAIGYQEVIHFILEKKPLKEKFNSLSAPPELLERISTLTWQYAKRQLTWNAKEKKDVIVTLNSENEFTNIVLLIHDWLKENNILK; from the coding sequence GTGGTTTCTCAGAACGTAACTTCACAACTTAATTTTAAGGCTGTTATTATTGTTGGACCCACTGCAAGTGGAAAAAGTGCTTTAGCCCATCGAATTTATGATCATTATAAAGAAAAAAATGTAGAATTTGCTATTGTAAATCTTGATGCTTTTCAAATTTATAGTGAAGTGACAGCTGGTACCGCTAAGCCTTCTGCTGAAGAACAAAAAAAGTACAAATATTATTGTCTTGACTTGCTTCCTCCCCATGCTGCAATGGATGCAAATCTTTATGCAAAATTAATTCATACTCAATGCCAAGATTTGTATAAACAAGGAAAGATACCTTTATGTGTGGGAGGTAGTGGATTATATTTGAGAGCATTTTTACATGGCCTCGACAATTTCCCAGGTAGAAACGAAAAAATCAGAGAAAAAATTCGACTAATGGCAGAAGCTAATGGATGGAATTATTGCCATGCAGAACTTGCAAAAGTTGATCCTATTCGGGCAAGTGAGCTGCATCCTAATGACAAAACACGCATAGAACGAGCCTTAGAACTTTATTATCTTTTGGGTAAACCCATGTCCTCATTGCGCAGTAAAACACAAAACTTAGGGGATCAAAGTACTTTATTTCCTTCTTTTCTCATTCATTTAGAACCAAATGAGGCCATTTTAAAAGAAAAAATAAAACAGAGAGTACCTCTATTATTTGCTCAAAATTGGATTCAAGAAGTCATTTCTCTAATAGATAAGTATGGAGAAGAACTTATAAATTTTAATTCTATGCGAGCTATTGGGTACCAAGAAGTCATTCATTTCATACTTGAAAAAAAACCTCTCAAAGAAAAATTTAACTCTCTTTCAGCACCCCCAGAATTGCTTGAGCGTATATCAACTCTCACATGGCAATATGCAAAAAGACAGCTCACCTGGAACGCAAAAGAGAAAAAAGATGTCATAGTAACATTAAACTCAGAAAATGAGTTTACTAATATTGTTCTACTTATTCATGATTGGCTTAAAGAAAACAATATTCTAAAGTAG